The Acipenser ruthenus chromosome 28, fAciRut3.2 maternal haplotype, whole genome shotgun sequence sequence agtcctgatctgaatcctatcgaacatctatggtaagagctgaaacttgcagtctggagaaggcacccatcaaacctgagacagctggagcagtttgctcaggaagagtgggccaaactacctgttaacaggtgcagaagtctcattgagagctacagaaaacgtttgattgcagtgattgcctctaaagattgtgcaacaaaatattaggttagcggtcccatcatttttgtccatgccattttcatttgttttcttatttacaatattatgttgaataaaaaatcaaaagcaaagtctgatttctattaaatatggaataaacaatgggggatgccaattacttttgtcagtttcaagttatttcagagaaaattgtgcattctttgttttttgtggaggggtaccaacaaatctgagcacgtctgtatatgcctacaatacatcttgcattgagaaaacaccactggaatcggaataaaggaaattcttatgtaatacagttcacgtgcagcatggttttggtaagtatcattttctaaactatataattatgtgcagtattaaaataagttaaaaacatagcaaatccacaaaaccaatgaaatacatagtgtatatttgacattgtatttgtagtgttctgtgtaacacgggccatcgtttaacctgaagcagatatactcgtttatcatattatcaacaacaccaacgtgtaaaaataaagcaacaattgttttgaaaactgtccaaattatttacttggtggctaagaatgaaatgtcaagataaaaatgtcattttttatatggaaattgtcaaaataaaaggggaagctggaagaatttaccagtcaggacaatggcatttaaatactactactattaaactgtatctgttggtaatgtggtttcttctagcagttttcaaactggggtacctcgagaaaaattctgaaatggcagacaacgcattttgtttagtaccacttgccaatctattgcaaacttttgtcacgtAACCagcgtttaatcgctaacaccagactgacgcACTGTgacagcgttcagtgcacacatggctaatttacatattaaatatgtacattttaaataagcccttgtttaaatgtaatataaacagttgggcggttactgcagtttgtctgggatacaaaaaaagacattttaaaaaactaagcctagtctttaactcattttatttcctgtgtgcgttcatgcctgcaagtcgatattttattcttttcaatgacccgattaaagtttattgtaacaagtaatacatttcaaaatacagaatgaatggccaatcagaaaccaaagtattgtcATGCAGTctagtttgacaagccgttacgtctggtgtgagagtagttttagctttcaatccagtgaaaaaatgtggattgtttgctcaatactagtacattactagcaaatggCGATCAAGgcgaaataccatcaaagattaaaaacgccaaaaatgtcttgcaactgaagctctctccaatttccctgccattatCAGCGAtatgtgtggtaacaagcagggacatctatgacactgatactaggtaagcgttttattgttgttttttaattagcatcagtactgtacgttttagtcaccaataattaaaaaatgccagtaatatgttttcgtattgaggccagctgtagagatgcgtagaTAGTGAACTTTaccttcttttctataactttatcatcaatataaatacatgattgcggtaaacttgtgtgcgcgaattaaaaaacaaaactgttagccaatactgtaaaatgtcgcagaagaaaatccactcgttttttcagcgTGGCCACAGCAGagtgaaacagaacaaacagaacaacaaattgtagaaaatgaagacttggattcggaacaccagaaaaaagaacaaacaaagctcacacGTGTcagataacaaaaaagaaaacaagcagcaaagtttcagcctttttttcttctttttattgtaaaaagacatacatggtataagtaattcataatgcattctgtgtctgtatgtagcttttcagggcaaataaatctggttcttgaattttaatgttctaaaactttacagctctacattaccaatttatttaaactgtagagcattattaaaacggtttaaattaaataattgttttggtcaatacagttatttaaggtataaaataaaaacaggattcataacacccttgaagacttgagctgtgcgccagtagtgactactgaatatctggagtgactaatgtttttagaaaggattagtcactagtgactacaaaaatctagaacccaggggaaaccctgatTTAACGTCTACTCTGTACTACATTATTTATAAGGCTTCCTGCAGCAGAATGTATAACAGGACTGGGAGGTACGTATTGTATTTAATAGGCTATATTATTTAATGTAAACACgtatttattttatagttgtCTAATGAAGACATACTTTATTGATTCAATATTTGTCAGATCAGATATACAAACTGGTCTTTTCCAATTTTTGGAAATCCTCACCCTCTCCTCAGAGGTGTGTTGTCCACCCAGCGCCATTCTCCTTTCTTGGCTTGATCAGCCAATCCAATCCAGAAGTAAAAGCCACCCTTCTTTTCAGCTGTCTTTGAGATGAATTTctaaacacaaaaagtgaaagtTGCCATGGTTACAGGTTAGGTTACAGTACAGCCCATTTAACATTGCTCTTGTTAACGTcagtattaaagagtaagtagcgggtttccaaaaaatacagcgttacacgtccccacgtgttgctacaactgtttaaataatgtacctgtcatttttcttttgatAGTTAacattgacaactttttacacttttaaactaactgtttcaaagctcttttcaaaatgtctgctcaagtgcactggggtttgagatatgTCCTCAAACACTGCATGTGCTCTGACTTTTCTGTTctttaccacatcatggatcgttattgctgtgttacccgtttgacaatgtgggcaaaaatccttacactatcagtgcactagcagacattttgaaaagagctttaaagttctaagtgtaaaaagttgtcagaatattaaataaatagaaaaattacaggtatgatatttaaacagttgtagcaacacgtgggaatgcgttatgtatttttttttctgaaccccCCTAATTgctaaaaactaaaaaagtacattacagaatattttaaacaaagacaaacaatcCACTTTAATTGATTTATAGCACAGACCTAAAACTACCACTTAAGTATCCGGCTGCtgtaaaaacaacaaatccacaatgTGCGAAacaatagaagaaaaacaaaacaaacaaacaaaaaaaacacacacacacacacctcaattGGCAATTCCATTACCAGAGGAAAAAAATGCTTAAATACAGTTAGCCTCTACTGTGTTATTTACACTTGGAGACTAGGGTACTGTATCAGCAATGCAAACATGAGTTACTACAAGTATCGGAACACACaatattttacctttttaaaaaaaaaaaaaaaaaaaaaaaaaaaaaaaggcagtcaCTATCACTATACTAAAAACACGGTTTCAAAATAGGCAAGGTCATTTCAAAACGGTTacttttatgaagaaaaaaaaacaagttcaagTCACATTCAACTCAATGAAAACAaactattaataaaaaaacaacaaataaataaaaataaataaataaataaatgaataaataaataaaaagtcaggCCAGTAGCTACAAGACATAACAGATTTGTCATGTTATTTACATTTGGTTCGTATTTTGGGGTGAAATTTTGTCCTTTACGTTTGTAGAAACTCGGCTCAAACCAGAGATCTCTTCAGCTGAAGGTCACATCCTTGTAATTCATGCAGCAGCAGCATGTTGTGTTTAATTGCACATCTTGAAGATAAAACACTGAACTTATACAACGGCCACCAGACAAAACACTGGGGATGTGCTGGCATGAAAGACAAGACAATCTGGCAGATATGTTACTGTTGCTTATAATCCCAGGCGACAATGATATTGTGGAGGCGACTGTATGATTATATATAGTATATGAGAATTTTGAGGCATCCGTTTGTCTGTCTAACATTTGTACATGTGCTGATGTGGGTTATAGGTCACAGTGATCTAATATGGCCATAGCTCTACATATCTGTATgtttacagctgtggcaggaAGAGTACAACATGTTCTAGACTTGAAAATagaaaagttatttgtttatctgtgtccctccctttctctcccttCCGCTCCAATTCCTGCGGTGGCTGCCATGGTAACACAAGCCTGCTGGAATATGAACTCTCTCAGTGCACAATACACAATACTGAATGGTCTATTCACAGGACTTGGAGCAAGAAACAGTATGGCCATTTCCATGGTAACAACCAGAATGTGTCTCAGAGAGATTTCACATTACTGATACACAGCATACAACTAATTCAACTGGTGTACCTCTAGTTTTGTATGCAAGCTAATGTAGTAGAAAAAAATGCAACTTGGTCCATTTATCACAAATAGATTGTAGACTTATATATTTTCacattgaaattacattttaataactgatctggctaaaaaacaaattaaatgctcTATACTAGCAACAGTACAGTTGTGTACTAATAGCAATGACAACAATGACAAAATCAATAATACATTTCCAATGCTTATCACAAATATTAGgttctgtaagaaaaaaaaaaaaaaaagttttataccACAAGTTCCATGAATGAATCACCATTAAAATGTCAGGATGAAAATAAACTGACTATACTATGAACTTCATACAGTATGCCCTGTCCAGTAACATTTTCCTCCTGTAGTATATAGCCTACTTTATATCCATCCATACATCTACAACAAGCCAGTCCTTCCTTCAAATTGTAATGTGAAAAAACAAGAACTTTGATGCAGTTAAgagacaaacaaaccaaaacatgtCCTGCTACTTCCAAGTAAAGCAAAGCTGTCTTTTGGGGGACCCCGAGCTGCTCCAAGGTATGCATTACACAACACACAGCAATACTGGTAATAGATAATAGTAAATCACAGTGGAACAGTGAAAGCATATTCCTGTTCCCAATTCAACAACCTTTTTCATCTTGCCTTATCGAATACCTTTTTGAAATGTACATACCAAAACACattacagtgcagtttatatttaaaaactgaaCAGCATTTGACTTGTAATATGGACTCTAGTTACACCACCAATTCATCCAGGTGTTTTTCTAGCTGGTCTGCTTTGGTTTCGTACTCCACTTTGTTCTACAGGCTTCAACAGTGTTTTAGTTTTTACCCAAACAATGTAACCCATTCCAACTGCTCAGCTCAGCTGGCTGTGGCTCTGCTGAGGAGTACTTTCAcaaatgtaagaacataagaaagtttacaaatcccagaatctcatcaagcagcttcttgaaggatcccagggtgtcagcttcaacaacactgctggggagttggttccagaccctcacaattctctgtgtaaaaaagtgcctccgattttctgttctgaatgcccctttatctaatctccatttgtgacccctggtccttgtttcttttttcaggttgaaaaagtcccctggatcgacattgtctatacctgtattgtattgtattgacaaTTCTTTTCAGCACAATAAAAACAATGCCTGTACTGTTAATAGTACTGCTATTAACTTTCCAGGCATCAGATTGCAGATGTACCTAACAGGGTTCGAAGCACAGTAAAAGGTCACTGTATTAGTGCACAGAATCAAATACTTCAGCAGCTGAACATCTCTCATGGATAGACTAAAAACTGATACTAGAACAAATGTCATGCATGCAAAGAAAACTACATGTGTTCCTCTTTAGTATACAAAAGCTGCATGTTTCATTCACAATGGGCGAGACAGCAGACATGACATATAGGTGCTGGGTTGGCAGGTGCTTTTAAATCCAAGACTTCACATTTTACTAATGTTTCAACATCTCATGCTGAAGCCTATAGCACTGActtacacaataaaacaaaatatagtcaaacctttaaaaaaaatgtgacgtGTTCTTAGACAGACAGGTACCTCCTTATGTCCCCAGATTGTGATCCACTCAATTCAAGTTCATCCAAACCAAGTTCATCCCATTGAATGAGTAGTTCTCTAGATACATGTGAAATGTAAGGTGCAGACAGACTGGACAAGCAGCAAGGATCATTATCATTACGTTTGCCCAGACACCTCCACCAGCTCCCTGGCCTGGGACAGCCAGGCTCATTACATATGCAAACGTTTGCCCAGACACCTCCACCAGCTCCCTGGCCTGGGACAGCCAGGCTCACTCTCCTACCTGCTCCTCCTCACTCTGTATCTTCACCAGGTCACCTCTCTTTGATCTGCACTGAGCCTGGCTGGCATTCCATGACATGATATCCTTTGAAAACATGTAGCACTTGTGATTGAACAGCACCCAGCCCTTCAAACACAATTCACACATCTGACCTATTGAGTAAGAAACAAGGATGCATGTGAGTAACTTACACATAACCTCAGCTACAAACACAGGAGCAACAATAAGTAAGTCACCACAGACTGCATCCACATATTTACATGCGTGTGAAAGAATCACAATTGGATGAGCAGTTCTCTACATATGTTAAAATGTTTAGCATGCAAACATACAGTGTTTAAAAGGCAGACTAATAGATACCCATCCCCagattgtgctaaagaatgttgcACCTCAATTGGATtgctgttccccccccccccccccccaaatgtaaAAGTCTGACTTGCTTTTCACCTCTGAGGTCTCAGATCCCaactgaaatgaatggttttgtttAACACCTACTGGATAATAATGTAGTCCACATTAATAAACAATCACCACATTTGTGTCTTTGCCTCTCCACGTTGTTGCATAGCTGTGGAGGGAATCGCTCATGGTTCCCCCTTCAGTACTGGACCTGACTAGCCAATGACACTCTTCTCCTTCTTTCATCAGCTTCACATTCACCAATTAAAAGAAAACGACATTGCCAGACTGGCCACTGGAGTGACTCTTACCGTTGCAGTTTTTTGTGATATTGCTCCCCAACACAGCCTCAAAGAAAAGGGACTCCATATCGGAGCAATTCCCTGTGAAGCTGGAATGTGTGGGCAGGCCTGTGTTGACTTCATCCACTTTCTCCTCCTGCTCATAATCAACTGGAATAGGGCTGTTATACTCCTCACCATTTCCTTGAGTCATCCTGGAACCTGAGAGAAATCAGACATTTTACAAGGATCCCAGTGATCTTCCTCATTAGGCACGTGTGCACACTCATCTCTTTAAAGTACATAGAGTTAACAAAAACATTCCAGAAAATCTCATTACTATGTGTTGCCATCATTCTGTAAGCCTctcattttcctatatgaaagatgtAGACATTATTAGAACAGTGAATCAGATTTTTTGTAATGGTTTCCTGATTTCTGCTTGGAGATATTTCGATGCTACGCTTTCCCATTCACAGCACTACTCCACTTAAATCTTCGGAACACCAGTGACATTGAACACACATCAGTACTGGGAGGGAGAGCCAAAGCGGGAtgcttctgggagtttttaaggaaataaatggcagaaattaattttaaaagttagtacttattattataataataatgtgattttGCAGTTCTTTAAGCAGTTCTCTAAATACATGCACAACTGTAATACATACTTACAGACATCTCCACAATCGCAAAGCTGtaatgctagaaaaaaaaaaaaaaaaattactgaaagTATGTTGTActtagtcacactttttaaaTCTAAACCCTTAAGGTCCGAGCTATTTtaacctgttttatttatttatttattttttactgttgttagatctGTGGCTATAACTAACTATAAAAGATTACAGgtgcatacatgaaatgaatgtgcacaaaaaaaaaaagtgtaatagtCTGAGACTCACCCTGtttaatacagaaacaaaaaccacagaaagagATGCTTTTcagaaaaacattatttattgtttgtaaaatattttaacatgaccagctcaaatctgacagcgcacaatgaaacttcaacatgtagaccaaaaaaaaatgtttgaacaaATTCGATTAAAACAATAAAGGAATTGGGGCTTCTGAGTGGTGCATccgtaaaggcactctgcgtggagtgcaggatgtgccctatagacTGGAGGTCGCCgtttcgggtccaggctattccactgccggttgtggacgggagttcccaggcgtcggcacacaattggccgagtgccacccgggtggggagggcttaggtccggcagggtgtcctcggctcaccacacaccagcgacccctgtagactggccgggcaccagCGGGCCTACCTGCAAGCGTCctagagctgcgtggtcctccgacgctgtagctctgaggtagctgcatggtgggcctgcagagtgtatagaagcggacggctgatggcacacatttcggagggcacatgtgtttgtctttgtttaatcgtctactttattatgaatatattgtgtaatgttttaagcaacatattacATTAATGTTAATTATGgtaatagtttttgttttgttttttttggggggggaggaggtgaacctccacattttttgtaaaatgactttacacttcaAAAGATGCAATGTGTTTCAGTAAAATGAAACGATAAAGTTCACATCCCgagcagagggagaacacaaacaaaaacgtCATGGGgatggcattgcaggggagatgaaggaaGGTTTCAGTTCCGTTCTGAGTGATGTTTTGTAAGcattgtgaatgcttattcaccactgttacaccccgttagaaaattgacttttccTGCATTTTATAACGCAAGCCTGTGAACGTGAGAGTACATCTGTACGTGTTGTTTTAAGTACTCGGCCAGAGTACTACTGAGACAGACATCAAGTAgacctcatcagatttaattcgccTCGGGCAAGcaggagtttctaaccctgctaaCAGAGAACACTCAGGCCCATGACGATGTTTTACAGATCCTACAGATACTGAGAGAACACTCAGGCCCCTGACGATGTATTATAGATCCTACTGATACTGAGAGAACGCTCAGGCCCATGACAATGTATTACAGATCCTACAGATACTGAGAGAACACTCAGGCCCATGATAATGTATTACAGATCCTACAGATACTGAGAGAACACTCAGGCCCCTGACGATGTATTATAGATCCTACTGATACTGAGAGAACGCTCAGGCCCATGACAATGTATTACAGATCCTACAGATACTGAGAGAACACTCAGGCCCATGATAATGTATTACAGATCCTACAGATACTTACAGAGAACACTCAGGCCCATGATAATGTATTACAGATCCTACAGATACTTACAGAGAAAACTCAGGCCGATGATGATGGAAACCAGCAGGCAGCAGATCACAGCAAGCAGGATGGAAGTCTTCTTGTAGAGGGACTCTTTCCCACTAGCAGACTGCAGAGACTTTGAACCTGAAAATAGACATCAAATACCATCAACTGCCTATGTAGATATCTACATCAAGGATGTCAAACACACACCAACTGCTGCCACCATGGCAAGTCATTTTACAAGCCGggaaaaatgatattaaaaagaaCAAATTAGCCCCCAATTTGAAAGTGCTGCACAGAGAATAATTTGTAGCTTttccacagctgcattttacaggGTGTAAAGTACATTACAGATATCAACTGAattacagatatctcaaaatgaacaggatgttCAATGTTAGGTATAATTTGCAATGGATGTCTTAGTAAGTTTAAGATCAAGAAAATTATAGATATCTCCAAGTGAAGAGTGCGGTTTTcaaatatcttaaaatacattattaatatctCAACATTGCTGAGATAATGAATTTAAGTCTCTCTAAAATCTCTCTTAATAGCAATTTCACATTTTGAGACATCCAAAAATAATTTCAAGACATCTGTAAatgaattttaaatatatttaactgaaccaaatatattttcaaatgacCCTTAGTACAtcctataaaaaaggccaacaagatgcttggatat is a genomic window containing:
- the LOC117434439 gene encoding C-type lectin domain family 4 member F-like; translated protein: MILITEIMNLKAKLHLAMKTIFFQSVGEEEEDGDGSKSLQSASGKESLYKKTSILLAVICCLLVSIIIGLSFLSLQLCDCGDVCSRMTQGNGEEYNSPIPVDYEQEEKVDEVNTGLPTHSSFTGNCSDMESLFFEAVLGSNITKNCNGQMCELCLKGWVLFNHKCYMFSKDIMSWNASQAQCRSKRGDLVKIQSEEEQKFISKTAEKKGGFYFWIGLADQAKKGEWRWVDNTPLRRGYWRQGIPSTGDVRQCAGMNPPSDSLNNWDRSACRANSRRICESAAVRLIHKANDDNDNLARV